A single Pedobacter sp. PACM 27299 DNA region contains:
- a CDS encoding DUF4468 domain-containing protein, which produces MKTSKLLLLLILVGLLSSLNALAQDAITWSTQRNGAKVADTVALEDYLPVKDNAVYVEAVLDLPGTTKQELFSRAKLAIQKTFTSNKIGTSNYDAESGICSVNNFYDISDMTDFSALATSNPVRDKYYFNALLSVIVKDGNYKIKMEIPQYAYGKESRYKSYNDFQSQSLPISNIANKRQNGKRQRMRVLKTLNDKMVVTFNFVKTEMEKKLDNDF; this is translated from the coding sequence ATGAAAACATCAAAATTACTTCTTCTATTAATTTTAGTAGGTTTACTCTCAAGCCTAAATGCTCTTGCTCAGGATGCCATTACCTGGAGCACTCAACGTAATGGGGCCAAAGTTGCCGATACGGTGGCATTGGAAGATTATCTACCAGTAAAAGATAATGCAGTTTATGTAGAAGCAGTTTTAGACTTACCAGGTACAACAAAGCAGGAGCTATTCTCCAGGGCGAAGCTGGCTATTCAGAAAACCTTTACTAGTAATAAAATAGGTACTTCAAATTACGATGCTGAATCTGGAATCTGCAGTGTTAATAATTTCTACGATATTTCTGATATGACGGATTTTAGTGCTTTAGCAACTTCAAATCCGGTTAGAGATAAATACTATTTTAATGCATTGCTCTCTGTAATTGTAAAAGATGGCAACTATAAAATTAAAATGGAGATACCTCAATATGCTTATGGAAAGGAAAGTAGGTATAAATCTTATAATGATTTCCAGTCGCAAAGTTTGCCCATATCAAATATTGCAAATAAACGTCAAAATGGTAAACGCCAGCGTATGCGAGTTCTTAAAACCTTAAATGATAAAATGGTAGTGACTTTCAATTTTGTAAAAACGGAAATGGAAAAGAAACTGGATAACGATTTTTAG
- a CDS encoding site-specific integrase: MKTNFSLLFYMKKPKNYQNGVAPIYLRITVNGSRSEVTTGRSCEPSQWNAISGRGNGKKEEMKSFNAYLDNLQNKVFEAHRQLTEKNDLITAKQLRDQFQGKAEKQRTLIDVFKDHNHKMEALVGSEFSKGTAERYRTSLNHTVAFLQWKYNISDIDIRKVNHSFITEYDFYLRSVRKCANNSVVKYLKNFGKIIRICLSNGLLATNPFQNYKNKIKKVDRVYLNEEEINQIAIKQLASERLVQVRDVFLFCCYTGLAYVDVKNLKPGDIVTGIDGEKWISIKRQKTNVPSRIPLLPAAASLLNQYQNNRMCLNKGILLPVSSNQKMNTYLKEIANLCGIQKLITFHIARHTFATTITLLNGIPIESVSKMLGHTNIQTTQHYAKILDIKVGTDMATLKKKYTAT; encoded by the coding sequence ATGAAAACCAATTTCAGCTTGCTCTTCTACATGAAGAAACCAAAAAATTATCAAAATGGAGTCGCTCCTATTTATCTTCGCATTACTGTGAATGGTAGTCGCTCAGAAGTTACCACTGGCCGTAGTTGTGAACCATCGCAATGGAACGCAATTTCTGGACGAGGCAATGGAAAAAAGGAAGAAATGAAATCCTTTAACGCTTATCTGGACAACTTGCAAAACAAAGTATTTGAAGCGCATCGACAATTAACCGAGAAGAATGATCTCATCACTGCCAAACAACTACGAGATCAATTTCAGGGAAAAGCAGAAAAGCAACGTACCTTAATCGACGTATTTAAAGATCATAACCACAAAATGGAGGCCTTGGTGGGCTCCGAGTTCTCTAAAGGCACAGCAGAGCGTTACAGAACCTCTTTAAATCATACTGTAGCATTTTTACAATGGAAATACAACATCAGTGATATAGACATTAGAAAGGTAAATCACAGTTTCATAACTGAATACGATTTTTACTTACGATCTGTCCGAAAATGCGCAAATAATTCTGTAGTAAAATACTTGAAAAACTTCGGGAAGATCATTCGTATTTGTCTTTCTAACGGATTGCTAGCTACCAATCCATTTCAAAACTACAAAAACAAGATTAAAAAGGTTGATCGGGTTTACCTTAATGAAGAAGAAATAAATCAAATAGCCATTAAGCAACTGGCCTCTGAAAGATTAGTGCAAGTAAGGGATGTGTTTTTATTCTGTTGTTATACCGGCCTTGCCTATGTGGATGTTAAGAATTTAAAACCTGGCGATATTGTAACTGGCATTGATGGTGAAAAATGGATCTCTATTAAAAGGCAAAAAACTAATGTGCCTTCCCGAATTCCTTTATTACCTGCTGCTGCTTCCCTATTAAACCAGTATCAGAATAATCGGATGTGCTTAAATAAAGGAATACTACTGCCTGTATCAAGTAACCAGAAGATGAACACTTATTTAAAGGAGATTGCCAACCTCTGTGGCATACAAAAACTGATCACTTTTCATATTGCCAGGCATACATTTGCCACAACAATTACATTACTGAATGGGATTCCAATAGAAAGCGTTTCAAAAATGCTGGGACACACCAATATCCAAACTACGCAACATTACGCCAAAATACTTGACATTAAAGTTGGTACTGATATGGCTACCCTTAAAAAGAAGTATACAGCAACTTAA
- a CDS encoding sigma factor-like helix-turn-helix DNA-binding protein — protein sequence MREVFELSRKHNLSRKEIASQLNLSEKIVKNQINNVKISKSSDGQVIYSSVPAGNMPKNLKLP from the coding sequence ATGAGAGAAGTATTTGAACTCAGTAGGAAGCATAATTTATCCAGGAAAGAAATCGCTTCCCAACTTAACCTCTCTGAGAAAATTGTTAAGAATCAGATTAATAATGTAAAGATTTCAAAATCCAGTGATGGTCAGGTAATTTATTCTTCAGTTCCAGCTGGAAATATGCCAAAAAACCTAAAATTACCTTAA